A window of Aeromicrobium sp. Root236 contains these coding sequences:
- a CDS encoding NUDIX hydrolase has translation MPSERIINAAGGVVWRKRATASRAEPRVDVLVVHRPSYDDWSFPKGKVDPGEVLQATAVREIFEETGVRVRLGPPLVQVRYPIAAGTKVVDYWSARAVGEGANEPFEPNKEVDELRWVGVREARELLTYAHDIEVLEDFRSLRERQGHRARTLIVARHGKAASRDDYADDLDRPLTAVGVEQARTLVPLLAAYGVRRVVSSPAVRCAQTVEPYAHSISTFLEIDDRLAEDTRAAQVERSVAALLDRKKPVALCSHRPTLPWIFDAIGTDVHELATGEAIVVHHRKGTVIATEKLP, from the coding sequence ATGCCAAGTGAACGGATCATCAACGCAGCGGGTGGGGTCGTGTGGCGCAAGCGCGCCACCGCGAGCCGCGCCGAGCCGCGCGTCGACGTGCTCGTGGTGCACCGGCCGTCGTACGACGACTGGTCGTTCCCCAAGGGCAAGGTCGACCCGGGCGAGGTCCTGCAGGCCACGGCGGTGCGCGAGATCTTCGAGGAGACCGGGGTGCGCGTACGCCTGGGGCCGCCGCTCGTGCAGGTCCGCTACCCGATCGCCGCCGGCACCAAGGTCGTCGACTACTGGTCGGCACGCGCCGTCGGCGAGGGCGCCAACGAGCCGTTCGAGCCCAACAAGGAGGTCGACGAGCTCCGCTGGGTCGGTGTCCGCGAGGCCCGCGAGCTGCTGACGTACGCGCACGACATCGAGGTGCTCGAGGACTTCCGCAGCCTGCGCGAACGCCAGGGGCACCGCGCCCGCACGTTGATCGTGGCTCGTCACGGCAAGGCGGCCTCGCGCGACGACTACGCGGACGACCTCGATCGCCCGCTCACGGCAGTCGGCGTCGAGCAGGCGCGCACGCTGGTCCCGCTGCTCGCGGCCTATGGCGTACGCCGGGTCGTGAGCAGCCCTGCGGTGCGCTGCGCCCAGACGGTCGAGCCGTACGCGCACTCCATCAGCACGTTCCTCGAGATCGACGACAGGCTCGCGGAGGACACCCGGGCGGCCCAGGTCGAGCGCTCGGTGGCGGCGTTGCTGGACCGCAAGAAGCCGGTCGCGCTGTGCTCGCACCGGCCGACGCTGCCGTGGATCTTCGACGCCATCGGCACCGACGTGCACGAGCTGGCCACCGGTGAGGCGATCGTCGTCCATCACCGCAAGGGCACGGTCATCGCGACCGAGAAGCTGCCCTGA
- the pstA gene encoding phosphate ABC transporter permease PstA, whose product MTTTLTPPPVDVSRELYGAQLPAWGPRGVIALAVAGAAAAYAAGANLLQAALLAWVVCMVLPLWSAVVEGRRKATDRLVTTLVSSAFVLAMFPLFSILWTVISKGTKVLSEEFFTNSMRNVVGEGGGIYHALVGTLLITGAAAVISIPIGIFAAIYLVEYAEGNRLSRWIRFLVDVMTGIPSIVAGLFAYALFVLFFGEGVRMGIGGSVALSVLMIPILVRSTEEMLKLVPNELREASYALGVPKWRTVSKVVLPTSLAGIVTGITLSIARVIGETAPLLIIVGTTDSVNFNLFNGRMASLPVFAFASQRNPGIPPQFSIDRAWGAALVLLIIVMLLNLVARLVSYFFSPKGER is encoded by the coding sequence ATGACGACCACCCTCACTCCGCCGCCCGTCGACGTCTCCCGCGAGCTCTACGGCGCGCAGCTGCCGGCCTGGGGCCCCCGTGGCGTCATCGCCTTGGCCGTGGCCGGGGCCGCTGCCGCGTACGCCGCCGGTGCGAATCTCCTGCAGGCCGCCCTGCTCGCGTGGGTCGTCTGCATGGTCCTGCCGCTGTGGTCCGCCGTCGTCGAAGGCCGCCGCAAGGCGACCGACCGGCTCGTCACGACCTTGGTCTCGTCCGCGTTCGTGCTGGCGATGTTCCCCCTGTTCAGCATCCTGTGGACCGTCATCAGCAAGGGCACCAAGGTCCTGTCCGAGGAGTTCTTCACCAACTCGATGCGCAACGTCGTCGGCGAGGGCGGCGGCATCTACCACGCCCTGGTCGGGACGCTGCTGATCACCGGTGCCGCGGCGGTCATCTCGATCCCGATCGGCATCTTCGCGGCGATCTACCTCGTCGAGTACGCCGAGGGCAACCGGCTGTCACGCTGGATCCGGTTCCTGGTCGACGTCATGACGGGCATCCCGTCGATCGTCGCGGGCCTGTTCGCGTACGCGCTGTTCGTGCTGTTCTTCGGCGAGGGCGTCCGCATGGGCATCGGCGGCTCGGTCGCGTTGTCGGTCCTGATGATCCCGATCCTCGTGCGCTCGACCGAGGAGATGCTCAAGCTCGTGCCGAACGAGCTGCGCGAGGCGTCGTACGCACTCGGAGTGCCCAAGTGGCGCACCGTCTCCAAGGTCGTGCTGCCGACGTCCCTGGCCGGCATCGTCACCGGCATCACGTTGTCGATCGCTCGGGTGATCGGCGAGACCGCTCCCCTGCTGATCATCGTCGGCACGACCGACTCGGTGAACTTCAACCTGTTCAACGGGCGCATGGCGTCGCTGCCGGTCTTCGCGTTCGCGTCGCAGCGCAACCCCGGCATCCCGCCGCAGTTCAGCATCGACCGCGCGTGGGGTGCCGCGCTCGTGCTGCTCATCATCGTCATGCTGCTCAACCTCGTCGCCCGCCTCGTCTCCTACTTCTTCTCGCCCAAGGGCGAGCGCTGA
- the pstS gene encoding phosphate ABC transporter substrate-binding protein PstS: MNRNSLRIAAPAAVLALAFGLSACGAANESDDSGSKGTDTKVSGTLNAGGSSAQEAAVAAWKKAFQTQNPDATVNYDPVGSGGGREQFLAGGLAIAGSDAYLSDDELAKAKELCKGDIVEVPVYVSPIAVIFNLDGVKELNLSAKTIADIFAGKITKWDDAAIKADNPDAKLPSDKITPVHRSDDSGTTQNFTDYLSKASEGAWTAEPGQTWPVKGGEAAEGTSGVVAAVTGGKGTIGYADESQAGDLGQAKVKVGDTFNAATPEAAAKVLDTSKAVAGRAATDIAIDIDRTSTEAGVYPIVLASYQIACQTPAKDADLIKAWLTYVASPEGQSAAGDSAGSAPLTADFGKKVQAAIETIKAS, from the coding sequence GTGAACCGCAACTCACTGCGCATCGCCGCCCCCGCGGCCGTGCTCGCACTCGCCTTCGGCCTCAGCGCCTGCGGTGCAGCGAACGAATCCGATGACTCGGGATCGAAGGGCACCGACACCAAGGTGTCCGGAACGCTCAACGCCGGCGGATCCAGCGCCCAGGAAGCCGCTGTGGCTGCCTGGAAGAAGGCTTTCCAGACCCAGAACCCCGACGCGACGGTCAACTACGACCCGGTCGGCTCGGGCGGCGGCCGCGAGCAGTTCCTCGCCGGTGGCCTGGCGATCGCCGGCTCCGACGCGTACCTGAGCGACGACGAGCTCGCCAAGGCGAAGGAGCTCTGCAAGGGCGACATCGTCGAGGTCCCCGTCTACGTCAGCCCAATCGCCGTCATCTTCAACCTTGACGGTGTCAAGGAGCTGAACCTGTCGGCCAAGACGATCGCCGACATCTTCGCCGGCAAGATCACCAAGTGGGACGACGCAGCGATCAAGGCCGACAACCCCGACGCCAAGCTGCCCAGCGACAAGATCACGCCCGTCCACCGTTCCGACGACTCGGGCACGACGCAGAACTTCACCGACTACCTGTCGAAGGCTTCTGAAGGCGCCTGGACGGCCGAGCCCGGCCAGACCTGGCCGGTCAAGGGCGGCGAGGCTGCCGAAGGCACCTCCGGCGTCGTCGCTGCCGTCACCGGCGGCAAGGGCACGATCGGCTACGCCGACGAGAGCCAGGCCGGCGACCTCGGCCAGGCCAAGGTCAAGGTCGGCGACACGTTCAACGCCGCCACGCCCGAGGCTGCCGCCAAGGTGCTCGACACCTCCAAGGCAGTCGCCGGTCGCGCAGCGACGGACATCGCGATCGACATCGACCGCACCTCCACCGAGGCCGGTGTCTACCCGATCGTCCTGGCGTCGTACCAGATCGCGTGCCAGACGCCCGCCAAGGACGCGGACCTCATCAAGGCGTGGCTGACGTACGTGGCCAGCCCCGAGGGCCAGTCGGCCGCCGGTGACTCCGCCGGTTCGGCTCCGCTCACCGCGGACTTCGGCAAGAAGGTCCAGGCCGCGATCGAGACGATCAAGGCCAGCTGA
- the pstC gene encoding phosphate ABC transporter permease subunit PstC, with amino-acid sequence MTSTQAPAPGKSTVIRRPGDRIFSGLSLSAGVLILAILAGVAIFLTVQGIPGITAHPDEVKSGKNFLPYVWPLVYGTLIAATLAMLIAVPVAIGVALFISHYAPRKLGQSLGYLIDLLAAVPSVVYGLWGIGFLAPHLVPFYAWLDEHLGFLPFFGPASATGRTILTASIVLAVMILPIMTAICREIFLQTPRLHEEAALALGATRWEMARLAIFPYARSGIVSAAMLGLGRALGETLAVAMVLSVGVGTVTANLIGSDNPSTIAANIALGFAEATGKSVNALIASGLVLFVITFLVNFAARSIVDRRKEFSGAN; translated from the coding sequence GTGACCAGCACGCAGGCCCCGGCTCCCGGAAAGAGCACGGTCATCCGCCGCCCCGGCGACCGCATCTTCTCCGGGCTCTCGCTGAGCGCGGGAGTCCTCATCCTCGCCATCCTCGCGGGCGTCGCGATCTTCCTGACGGTGCAGGGCATCCCGGGCATCACCGCCCACCCCGACGAGGTCAAGAGCGGCAAGAACTTCCTGCCGTACGTGTGGCCGCTCGTCTACGGCACCCTGATCGCCGCGACGCTCGCGATGCTGATCGCGGTGCCGGTCGCCATCGGCGTGGCCCTCTTCATCTCGCACTACGCGCCTCGCAAGCTCGGCCAGAGCCTCGGCTACCTGATCGACCTGCTCGCCGCGGTGCCGAGCGTCGTCTACGGCCTCTGGGGCATCGGGTTCCTCGCGCCGCACCTGGTCCCGTTCTACGCCTGGCTCGACGAGCACCTCGGGTTCCTGCCGTTCTTCGGCCCCGCGTCGGCAACCGGCCGCACCATCTTGACCGCGAGCATCGTGCTGGCGGTCATGATCCTGCCGATCATGACCGCGATCTGCCGGGAGATCTTCCTGCAGACGCCGCGCCTGCACGAGGAGGCTGCCCTGGCCCTCGGCGCCACGCGCTGGGAGATGGCCCGCCTGGCGATCTTCCCGTACGCGCGATCCGGCATCGTGTCGGCCGCGATGCTGGGCCTGGGCCGCGCCCTCGGCGAGACCCTCGCCGTCGCGATGGTGCTCTCCGTCGGAGTCGGCACGGTCACCGCCAACCTCATCGGCAGCGACAACCCCAGCACGATCGCCGCGAACATCGCCCTCGGCTTCGCCGAGGCGACGGGCAAGAGCGTCAACGCCCTGATCGCCAGCGGCCTGGTGCTGTTCGTGATCACCTTCCTCGTCAACTTCGCCGCCCGGTCCATCGTGGACCGCCGCAAGGAATTCTCCGGAGCCAACTGA